The DNA segment CACTAACGTCATGGCATCATACCCTGCCGCAAAAAAGACCGGCATGAGAATCGGATACAGAGCTATGGTCTCTTCTGCAAGACCGAAAGTCGTACCGCCGAGAGCAATCAAGAGATAGATGACCACAAGCAGAAGAAATTCCTTGCCCTTGGTCTTTTTCGACAACGCCGCCATCCCGGCATTGATGGACCCGGAAGCGTTCAGGATGCCGATGTTCCCGCCGATCATTAAAATAAAAATCATAATATCGGCAGTGTCCACGACCCCGTCAATCGGTGCTTTTAGAAAGGCGCCGATTCCCTGAGGATTGCTCTCGATAGACTGATATGTATTCGGAACGGCGATAGGCTTGGTGATGTCTCCGCCGGTGAATTTATCCATGGTGATGGAAATATTCAAATCATCTAAAGTCTTTTGTTCACCGGGTAGCTCGGTAACATTGCCGCTTTGATCGACAACTTCAAAAAAGCCGCTGTCACTGTTATAGCTCATGCGTTGGTACTGACCGGCCGGTATGACATAAGTTAAGACACAGGCAAAGGCCAGCACAAGAAATAATACGGTTAACGCTGTAGGAAAAGTGCGTTTTTTCTTTTGTTGTTTTGTTTCCATAAAATCACCTCTCTGTTATTTTAGTACAACAACAGAGAGGTTTCAACAAATAAAGATATTCCTTAATATATGTTTATTCATTTAGTGTGGCACGTTGCCAAAGTGTCTCGCCACGCTCTCACTCACCCGACTCAATAGATAACTTTGTCTAAAATGCCGTGGAGATGAGAGAGAACCAGACCATAGTTGGTGACAGGTATCCCTTTTTTCGCCGCCTGCTCCATCCGATAGAGCACTCGGGCACGGTTGAACATGCAACTGCCGCACATAATGACCACGTCATAGTCCAACGGTTCAGGAAAATCCAGCCCTCGAGAAAAATCAATGGTCATGTCGCCATACCGTGCTCTAAGGAGCTTTGGAATCTTCACACGACCGATGTCCTCTTCCAGCGGGGCATGGGTACATGCCTCGGCAATTAACACCTTAGAGTCGGCATCTAAGGTGTCGAGCACCCTCGCACCTGCCACGAGCGTTTCAATATCCCCCTTTGCTCGAGCCATCAAAATAGAAAAAGACGTGATGGGAATCTCACCGATCCGAGGGTAGACTTCATGAAAAGCCTGAGAGTCCGTCACGACTAAATCCGGCGGCGTCCGCAAACCCTCTAACGTCTTTTGAAGCTGCTCCGGCTTGGTGGAAATCACCGTACAGTTTAAATCCAACAGCGCCCGCGTCGTTTGCACCTGAGGAAGAATCAAACGCCCCGTAGGAGCGGCAATGTCCTGAGGCATGACCAGCACCACAGTCTCCTCTCCACGAAGCAGACCATCAAAGAGCGGCCGTTCTTTGACCAGGTGTTTCGCCGCCGTTTGGAGGGCAGCAAGCACATGCCCTTTGTCAAAAGGCACATACGCCGCTTTCTGCGCGCCATTTTTGACTTTGATAAGAGGCTTCTTACTCGCTGTCAAAAACTTCAGCAACGCCTCATTGACCTCAAAGCGCTCGACATAAATTAAAATGTCGCACTCTTCCAAGACCTTTTCCGTGCGGTTCATACGCAGTGCGCCCAGTTCCGAAACGTCACTGTACCCCGCCGTGTCAATGAACGTGACGGGTCCGACGCCTTTCACCTCCATAGCCTTATAGACCGGGTCCGTGGTCGTTCCCGGCTGAGCCGAGACCAAGGACGTCCCCTGCCCCGTGAGAAGATTTAACAGCGTAGACTTCCCCGCATTGGTGTCGCCGAAGATACCGATGTGAATACGCAGGCCTTTCGATGGCATATTAGAATCTGAAATCACGTTCACCCTCTTCAATCTTTTGGAGATACGCCGCCGTCTTAGCTCGCACCTTGTCGTTGGTAATCATGTCCAAAGACTTCGCAATCACGTCGTCTCCCAAGACTTTTGTCCTCTGTGTGCCGTAGTCCTCCATGTATTCTTTCAGTGTAATCAACGCATTGGGATGACAGCAGTTGACAATTTGACCGCTCTTAAGCAGGGACATAAACCGGTCGCCGGTTCGTCCCTCACGGTAGCAGGCCGTGCAGAAAGACGGGATATGACCCAGCTCTAAGAGCCAGTTAATCACCTCATTGAGGGAGCGGGTGTCCGACACGTCAAACTGAGCGGATTTTTCTTCAATGTCTTTAATGTAGCCGCCCACAGCAGTCCGTGACCCTCCGGAAATCTGGCTCACACCAAGCTCCAGTGCTTTCTCGCGCATAGTCATGGATTCCCGTGTGGAGATAATCATACCGGTGTACGGCACAGCGATGCGAATCAGTGCAATGATTTTTTCAAACGTTGTATCGTCCAGCGCATTGGAAAAATCCGACGTATCAATGTCATCGGCAGGGCAGATTCGGGGCACGGAAATCGTGTGAGGCCCCACCCCAAACTTGGCTTCCAAGTGTTCAGCGTGCATCAAAAGCCCCACCAACTCATAGTGATAGTTTTCCAAACCGAAGAGCACGCCCAGTCCCACATCGTCAATGCCCCCTTCCATGGCGCGGTCCATGGCTTCCGTGTGATAGGCATAGTCGGCTTTCGGTCCGGTGGGGTGCTGCTGTTCATAGTTGTCTTTGTTGTAGGTCTCCTGGAAGAGAATGTACGTCCCGATCCCCACTTCTTTCAGCTTGCGATACGATGCCACATCCGTGGCGGCAATATTCACATTCACCCGCCGAATAGCACCGTTTTTGTGCTTGGTGGCATAAATCGTGCGAATGGACTCCAGTACATACTCCAGCGGATTGTGTACCGGATCTTCCCCAAGCTCCAAAGCCAATCGTTTGTGACCCATGTCCTGCAGGGCAATCACCTCGTCCCGTATCTCCTCCTGAGTCAGTTTAAGCCGGGGAATCATCTTATTCTTGGCATGGTACGGACAGTACACACAGCCGTTGACACAGTAATTGGACAGATACAGGGGCGCAAAAAGGACAATGCGGTTGCCGTAAAATTTCAACTTAATCTCTCTGGCGATGGCCTTCATGGCATCGATGACCGCCGGATCCTTCGCGCCTAAAAGAATGGCCGCTTCCCTGTGGTTCAATCCCTTCAGCGACTTCGCCTTCTCCAAAAGCTCGTAGTGCAGCTTCGTATTGTCCCTATTCTTCTTGGCATAGTTCAGTGACGCTATAATTTCATCGTGATCAATAAATTCATTGGCACGACTGCTCAATTTGTTATACATGAAAATCTCCTCGGTCCATGACAACCTCTCGGCCCAATCCTTTCATGATAGCCTTTAAGTCATCTAAGTTTTCAGCAGCTTCTATTTTAAAACACGCCTTGTCATCGTAGAGCGCGTAGTCCTTTCGATGGCGTGGGGGTGTTAAATTCGGCATATAGACATTGCACGCATAGGTGATGGCATCGTCCCGCCCGGTTTTCGAGAGGGTGTTCAGCGATGTCGTGGCGGGAATATTAGCCTTGGGAAACATCAACCGCAGCACACACAGCAAAAACAACGTGAGTTCCACAGAGCCTGCCGGCTCATTCTCAAACGGCGTATGCTTTGCCGGAATAAACGGCCCGATCCCCACCATCTCCGGCTGAAGCTCATGGAGATACACCAGATCCTCCGCAAGTGTAGCATAAGTCTGTCCCGGCGTGCCCACCATAATCCCCGATCCCGTCTGGTACCCCAAAGCCTTTAAATCCGATAGCGCCCGCAGACGATTCTCAAGGGACATCGTCTCGGGATGGAGTTGATAGTAGTGGTCGCGGTTTTTCGTCTCATGACGAAGCAAAAAGCGATCCGCCCCGTGGCTTTTATAGGCCTCAAGCGTCGCCGTATCTTTTTCCCCGATGGAAAGCGTGATGGCGGCCTCAGGATTGATGTGATGAATGCTGTCAAGCACATCCATAAGAAACGCATCGGACAGTCCCGGATCCTCGCCCCCTTGAAGCACAAAGGTCTTAAACCCCATATCCGTCCCCAGTCTCACACTCTTTAAAATCTCATCTTTCGTCAGTCGATACCGGCTCACGTAATCATTGTCCCGTCGAATGCCGCAGTAAAAACAGTTGTTGCGGCAGTAGTTGGAAATCTCGATGAGCCCCCGCACATAAAGCGTACGGTGAAACGACTTTGTCGTCACCGCTTTCGCCGACTGTTGAATCTCTTTTTTCACCACGTCCCGGTGGGTCAAAAGTTGTTCAAACTTCTCGCCACTGAGTCGACGGGTCTTAATCAGCTCGTCGGCTAATTGTTTTATATCAGATTTATACATAATTACCTCACGGGAACTAGTATATCACAATAATCTAATTTTGATGACCGGAATTGTCACGGGACCGTGATATAACATCCCTGCCGCACCATAGCTCCGGAGGGAATTCTGACCTCTCTCGGTGCAAAAGAGCGTGCTATCCCCTTGCAAACAAAAAAAGAGACAAATACAAAGTACTTGTCTCTTGTCCCACGTCGGGATAGTTTAACCTATAGCTTAGTTTGCATCCACGGACAGTACGTCGGTCCAGTTTTCCAATTGGCGACCGAAGGCGTCGATGCCGCCTCGGCGTTCTAGTCGGTGGGTGTTCGCCGCTTCGACGATCTCATAGTAGTACCAGTCGGTGACGTTGAGGTCGGTGAAGGCTTTGAGCTCGCTGTGGTCTTCCACGGCAACGCCGTCGGCCACACGGTCAAACATGCGGTTTAAGATCGTGACGGCTTCACCACGAGTGAGTGTCGCGTCAGGACGGAAGGTCCCGTCGTCGTAGCCGATGATGCGCTTGTTCCCTGCGATTTTTTCAATGGCCGCTTCGTACTTGTGACCGTCGATGTCGGAGAAGGTCGCTTGTTCGGTGCTGTCTTTGTCTAAGACGGCGAGCATGGCGGCAAATTCCCCGCGGGTGATGGCGTCGTTCGGACGGAGCTTCCCGTCTTTATCATCAAGCATGCTCAGGGCTTTGGCAGTGAGGACGTAGTCGCTGTACCATGCGTTAGCGTCCACGTCGTGGTAGACGGCATCGTCGTGGGTGAGGCTCTTGCCTGCCAGGCGAAGGACCATGGCGGCGGCTTCACCGCGGGTGACTTCGCCTTCTGCCATTACGGTGCCGTCAGGATAGCCGGTGAGGTAGGCGGTGTGAACTTCAGTGTCCTTGTCTTTTGCCGGTTCAGGAAGGGGTGCCACAAGCCATGACCCCGATGAGGTTGGTTCCTCAGGAACGTCCGGTTCAGTCGGTATCGGATTGGTCAGATAGAGATGGATTTGAGATGCGGTGGC comes from the Peptoniphilus equinus genome and includes:
- the hydE gene encoding [FeFe] hydrogenase H-cluster radical SAM maturase HydE; translated protein: MYKSDIKQLADELIKTRRLSGEKFEQLLTHRDVVKKEIQQSAKAVTTKSFHRTLYVRGLIEISNYCRNNCFYCGIRRDNDYVSRYRLTKDEILKSVRLGTDMGFKTFVLQGGEDPGLSDAFLMDVLDSIHHINPEAAITLSIGEKDTATLEAYKSHGADRFLLRHETKNRDHYYQLHPETMSLENRLRALSDLKALGYQTGSGIMVGTPGQTYATLAEDLVYLHELQPEMVGIGPFIPAKHTPFENEPAGSVELTLFLLCVLRLMFPKANIPATTSLNTLSKTGRDDAITYACNVYMPNLTPPRHRKDYALYDDKACFKIEAAENLDDLKAIMKGLGREVVMDRGDFHV
- the hydG gene encoding [FeFe] hydrogenase H-cluster radical SAM maturase HydG; translation: MYNKLSSRANEFIDHDEIIASLNYAKKNRDNTKLHYELLEKAKSLKGLNHREAAILLGAKDPAVIDAMKAIAREIKLKFYGNRIVLFAPLYLSNYCVNGCVYCPYHAKNKMIPRLKLTQEEIRDEVIALQDMGHKRLALELGEDPVHNPLEYVLESIRTIYATKHKNGAIRRVNVNIAATDVASYRKLKEVGIGTYILFQETYNKDNYEQQHPTGPKADYAYHTEAMDRAMEGGIDDVGLGVLFGLENYHYELVGLLMHAEHLEAKFGVGPHTISVPRICPADDIDTSDFSNALDDTTFEKIIALIRIAVPYTGMIISTRESMTMREKALELGVSQISGGSRTAVGGYIKDIEEKSAQFDVSDTRSLNEVINWLLELGHIPSFCTACYREGRTGDRFMSLLKSGQIVNCCHPNALITLKEYMEDYGTQRTKVLGDDVIAKSLDMITNDKVRAKTAAYLQKIEEGERDFRF
- a CDS encoding GTPase; amino-acid sequence: MISDSNMPSKGLRIHIGIFGDTNAGKSTLLNLLTGQGTSLVSAQPGTTTDPVYKAMEVKGVGPVTFIDTAGYSDVSELGALRMNRTEKVLEECDILIYVERFEVNEALLKFLTASKKPLIKVKNGAQKAAYVPFDKGHVLAALQTAAKHLVKERPLFDGLLRGEETVVLVMPQDIAAPTGRLILPQVQTTRALLDLNCTVISTKPEQLQKTLEGLRTPPDLVVTDSQAFHEVYPRIGEIPITSFSILMARAKGDIETLVAGARVLDTLDADSKVLIAEACTHAPLEEDIGRVKIPKLLRARYGDMTIDFSRGLDFPEPLDYDVVIMCGSCMFNRARVLYRMEQAAKKGIPVTNYGLVLSHLHGILDKVIY